The region GGGGTTTAGCATGAACAATCAAGAGGCCTAAATCACTTATTTTCTTATTGAGTTTCTCTTCTACAGCTACACACTTGGTAATAAGGTTATTGTCGGTCCAATTCTCACAAAAGGTATTATAGGCATTTTTGACGAGTTATATTATATGGTGTTCCACATGTCAGTTTGCACTTTCTTGCGGTTCTCTAAATCCTTCCTTCAATATCTTGGGTTAAAAACTCCcatattttttttatctttaaATATCACATAATTTGAATCCGTGGAGTTCAAATCACTATTGAAACATACATGAACGATGTGATAATCAATACCAAATTAGTCTTTTTCAAGGTTGTTGGAAAAAGAGGTGGAAAACAAATGTAAAAAGACTATAAATAATATAATGTAGAATATAAAACATACAATTATTTTTCATGATGCAATTGAGACATACATGAATGATTTTATTGAAACATACAAAGTTGCAACCATAGTTCTAACTTGTTTTATTTAGGATACATAAAATATGATACTTGTCCTTACATACATTTATTATTTGAACACAAATCCAGTTTGAACAAGAAGTTAGCATCTAGATGACACAAGGACGGTCAACAGAATAATTAGGCACCCAAGCAGCAGCCTTATTGCCAATGAAATGGCAAACAGAAACAGTTCCAGGGCTGACTTTGAGAGCTTCGTAAAGCAACTCAGGATTCATACCTCTTGTATCATGATGACAAACGGTTAAAGCCTTTGCTTTGCTCCCATCAGGTGCTGCCAACGAGACCACGTAAGCGGTTGTTTCACGCACTTGGTGGCAATTGAATACAACTTTTTTAAAATTCAATCGATGACACATCACTGCATTTTCACCAACTTTTTTTACTTCCTCCACAACATATTGGTCTTCATTTTTGTCGAAGGTACTTGAAATAGCCTTAATCTTTGATGTTCTAAAATGTGAAATGACATGATCAATCATAGATTCTAAAGATGATACACAATGTTTGTGTTCTCCTATAGCAGTTGGACTATTACAAAAGTCATCCAGACTTTGTCTTTCTTTATTCTCCAGCCATATGGAATCAGTCACACCTTGTCTTGGTTCTGTGAATGGCCGCACCATCTTTGCAACAGACTGAGTGTTACCCAATACTATTTTCTTTCCAGGATAAAGATCATGTGGAAAAAAAAGTGTCGAGTATTGGTTTAATTCTTCGACTCTAATGGGTAGGCTATTAGTTTTTCCATCTGCCACATGAAACAACATATTATAATTACTTCAAAAACCATGATAAATAGTCTTATTATGAGACAACATTTCGTTATATAATTCATGTTACTAACAAGGAAGCAAAAGATCTGAAAAAATCTCAGGGAGAGGAGTGTTTGGCCACACATATTTCCAATAATCTTCTCCGGATGGTATGGCACCGGTTCTCACAAAAGCCTACTGTAAAAAAAATAATTCACATTTTATATATTAGTGTTGAATTCAAAATGATTAAACAGTTTTTTCCTCATTCCTTCTTATAACATCAACCATTTTATATAATTGTCATGGACTAGTTTATAAGAAGGAATGAGGAAAAAACTCTTTAATCATTTTGAATTCAACACTAATATATAAAATGTGAATTATTATTTTTACAGTTGGCTTTTGTGAGTATCGGTGCCATACCATCCGGAGAAGATTATTGGAAATATGTGTGGCCAAACACTCCTCTCCCTGAGGCTTTTTCAGATCTTTTGCTTCCTTGTTAGTAACATGAATTATATAACGAAATGTTGTCTCATAATAAGACTATTTATCATGGTTTTTGAAGTAATTATAATATGTTGTTTTATGTGGCAGATGGAAAAACTAATAGCCTACCCATTAGAGTCAAAGAATTAAACCAATACTCGACACTTTTTTTTCCACATGATCTTTATCCTGGAAAGAAAATAGTATTGGGTAACACTCAGTCTGTTGCAAAGATGGTGCGGCCATTCACAGAACCAAGACAAGGTGTGACTGATTCCATATGGCTGGAGAATAAAGAAAGACAAAGTCTGGATGACTTTTGTAATAGTCCAACTGCTAAAGGAGAACACAAACATTGTGTATCATCTTTAGAATCTATGATTGATCATGTCATTTCACATTTTAGAACATCAAAGATTAAGGCTATTTCAAGTACCTTCGACAAAAATGAAGACCAATATGTTGTGGAGGAAGTAAAAAAAGTTGGTGACAATGCAGTGATGTGTCATAGATTGAATTTTGAAAAAGTTGTATTCAATTGCCACCAAGTGCGTGAAACAACCGCTTACGTGGTCTCGTTGGCAGCACCTGATGGAAGCAAAGCAAAGGCTTTAACCGTTTGTCATCATGATACAAGAGGTATGAACCCTGAGTTGCTTTACGAAGCTCTCAAAGTTAGCCCTGGAACTGTTTCTGTTTGCCATTTCATTGGCAATAAGGCTGCTGCTTGGGTGCCTAATTATTCTGTTGACCGTCCTTGTGTTATCTAGATGCTAACTTCATGTTCAAACTGGATTTATGTTCAAATAATAAATGTATGTAAGGACAAGTATGATTTTATGTATCCTAAATAAAACAAAGTTAGAAATATGGTTGCAACTTTGTATGTTTCGATAAAATCATTCATGTATGTTTCAATTGCATAATGAAAAATAATTGTATGTTTTATATTCAAGATTATTTATTAGTCTGTTTGTTGGAGTacaaggtgataaagatgaaAAAAACAAATAAGAGAAAGAGTAATAATAAATTTCCACTACTTTTAAAAGTTATAAAATGGTTGCACACAGACTGCAAAAAGAATAATAGTACTCACACCGCTCATTTGCTTAAATACAAGTGGGACTTAAAGAAAATACTAAAATATTACTAGTATCTAACAAACTTTGTCAACAAGTTTCTGAAAATGAATTAATTCTAGTATCatcatttaattcatatttaGCTTAACAAAACCTAACAATATCAATTTCATCCCTCAAGCGGAGAAATTGATTT is a window of Lathyrus oleraceus cultivar Zhongwan6 chromosome 6, CAAS_Psat_ZW6_1.0, whole genome shotgun sequence DNA encoding:
- the LOC127097289 gene encoding embryonic abundant protein VF30.1 → MVRPFTEPRQGVTDSIWLENKERQSLDDFCNSPTAIGEHKHCVSSLESMIDHVISHFRTSKIKAISSTFDKNEDQYVVEEVKKVGENAVMCHRLNFKKVVFNCHQVRETTAYVVSLAAPDGSKAKALTVCHHDTRGMNPELLYEALKVSPGTVSVCHFIGNKAAAWVPNYSVDRPCVI
- the LOC127093685 gene encoding embryonic abundant protein VF30.1, which translates into the protein MVWHRFSQKPTLAFVSIGAIPSGEDYWKYVWPNTPLPEAFSDLLLPYGKTNSLPIRVKELNQYSTLFFPHDLYPGKKIVLGNTQSVAKMVRPFTEPRQGVTDSIWLENKERQSLDDFCNSPTAKGEHKHCVSSLESMIDHVISHFRTSKIKAISSTFDKNEDQYVVEEVKKVGDNAVMCHRLNFEKVVFNCHQVRETTAYVVSLAAPDGSKAKALTVCHHDTRGMNPELLYEALKVSPGTVSVCHFIGNKAAAWVPNYSVDRPCVI